The Paenibacillus sp. FSL W8-0426 region CAACGAGCGATTCCGGTTTGACGGTATCGATCATGCGGCGGGATACTGCATGGGGGACGGCGGTCATGGAGTTGGAGCCAAGATCCGGCCTTCCCAATGTACGGTTGAGGTAGGCCTTGATGCGGCTAACTTCATCCTGCCTTGCAAAAGGAGGAATCAGCGAGGAGATATCGTTCAGCGCAACATCGCTTCCACGGTCGATTTCGTACAGGAAAGGTGCAGCTGTTCGGCAGGAAGCACCATGTCCCCATCCACGAACAGCACGGAATCCGCCATCGTCATTTTGGCTCCCAATGCCCGGCCCACGTCATGTCCGGCCCGTTCCGGTTCATACACAATTGTGATGCCTTTCTCGGAAATCACCCGTTCCAAACTGTTATCCTTCGTTCCATTCAGCACAACGATAATATCCTCCAAAGGCAAACGTTTCAGCTGTCTCAGCACTTGCGGAAGCGTCTGCTCTTCATTGCAGGCACAGACTACGGCCGCAGCCGGGCGGCGCAGCAGCAAAGGGACCAGATCGAGATTGCGGCCGG contains the following coding sequences:
- a CDS encoding glycosyltransferase; this translates as MAIHPYAVNLDVFRRAGQQAGQAAPEEREAFIRHAFQSWHEHGKAVEGTFPTYDSAILAGKAFMEGYAHAAGRNLDLVPLLLRRPAAAVVCACNEEQTLPQVLRQLKRLPLEDIIVVLNGTKDNSLERVISEKGITIVYEPERAGHDVGRALGAKMTMADSVLFVDGDMVLPAEQLHLSCTKSTVEAMLR